The Bacteroidota bacterium DNA window ACGCCGCACGCGGCGAAGCCCGCCGCCTGCTGTCCGGGCAGGATGCTGCGCTCCCGATTGCGCTCGAAGACCTCCCCAGCTTAGGACGGCAGTACGCGGGCCTGGTCCAAGAGCAACTCATTCAGACTACCATCATCGAGAGCATCTATCCGCTGTACGAGCAGGCTCGGTTCCGCGAGGAGAGCGAAGCTCAAGCCGTCCAAGTGGTGGATGCAGCCGAGCCAACGGTCGTACCAGCTCGTCCCTCTCGGAAGGTGCTCGTAGTGTTGCTCACGCTCTCCGGGGTTCTCTTGGCGTGTGGGTATGTGGTCGTCCGCGCTTGGACGCGGCTCCACCTCCCCGAGCTTGCATCCCGGCTGCGTGAACCATCGCGGCAGGACGCATGAGCGCGGCCTCTGGCGGTGAGGCCGGCACAGCGTTCACGGACATCGCGCTCGTGCGAGGTGCCGAGCGCGCGCTTGCAGGCGTGTTTGGCCTCGGCTTGCTCGGTGTAGCGGTACTAGGGGCTCTAGAGCCCAGCTTGGTCTGGATTCCGCCGCTGCTTTTGATCGGAGCAGCGGGACTCCTATTTCTCTGGGGCAAGCCGGTCTACCACCTCGCGGCGGTGCTCTTCGGGTTCCTCGCTGTTTTCGATTACGCCGAGGGGATCCAGATCCACGAACTCGCTTTCGGAGTCTACTATCTGGCCTATCTCGCTGCCTGGTTTCTGTACCACACGTTTGTGCGTCGGGCGAGCTACGTGCAGAGCTTCGTTGACGTGGCAGTGCTTGGATACTTGATCGTTGCGACTGCATCGCTCTTACTCGTGCCATTTGTAGGCAGTGACCTGGTCGTGGCTGTGAGTCAATGGACGGGCATGGTCGTGCTCGGCTTCTACTTTCCGATCAAGCATGCCGTTGCCCAATCGCCGAAAACGCTTGGTTTGCTACTGCTTGTCTTTGCTGCGGTCGTCGTCGTTGTGACGGTGCGCAACTTTCTGTATTACCTCCAGGCGCTTCAAAACGCCGAGGCGCTGTGGGAGATCATGCAGAACCGGGCACGCACGAACGAGCGGCAAATCATGGTCGGGCTCATTGGAGGGCTCACCTTTTTGCTCTACTACACTCGGAGTACCAGTGCACGCGTCGTACTCGTGGTCTTTTGCTTTACACTCACGGCCGGCGTGGTCGTGGGGCAGAGCCGTGCGATCTGGGTGTCCATGATGCTCGCGCTCGGTGTTATGCTGTTTATGATGGAGCGCCGCCAGCGTGTTCGCCTGGTCGTCGCGCTGACGTCCGCTGTGGCGGTATTGCTGCTGGTCGGGTTTATTGCCTTCAACAATCTGTTCGAGATCATTCTGACAGGGCTTTCCACGCGTTTCGTTTCGCTCGGAACGGCAGCGACACAAGACCTCTCGCTCGTCAACCGCTTCTACGAGTGGGAGGCCGTAGTCCGTCGCGCGGTGCGCAGCCCTCTGTTTGGATGGGGAATGGGAGCAGAGTACAGCCACTTCAGCCTTGTGTTTGACGCAACCCACGAGAAGGCATACGTCCACAACACCTATATCGGCATCTTATTCCGCCATGGGGTCTTGGGGCTCTCCCTGTTCGCTACATTCTTCCTCGGTAGTTTTGTGCTAGGCGCTCGCTTCGTTAGCGCCGAGGCAGCGAGGCGGCGTGGTCG harbors:
- a CDS encoding O-antigen ligase family protein → MSAASGGEAGTAFTDIALVRGAERALAGVFGLGLLGVAVLGALEPSLVWIPPLLLIGAAGLLFLWGKPVYHLAAVLFGFLAVFDYAEGIQIHELAFGVYYLAYLAAWFLYHTFVRRASYVQSFVDVAVLGYLIVATASLLLVPFVGSDLVVAVSQWTGMVVLGFYFPIKHAVAQSPKTLGLLLLVFAAVVVVVTVRNFLYYLQALQNAEALWEIMQNRARTNERQIMVGLIGGLTFLLYYTRSTSARVVLVVFCFTLTAGVVVGQSRAIWVSMMLALGVMLFMMERRQRVRLVVALTSAVAVLLLVGFIAFNNLFEIILTGLSTRFVSLGTAATQDLSLVNRFYEWEAVVRRAVRSPLFGWGMGAEYSHFSLVFDATHEKAYVHNTYIGILFRHGVLGLSLFATFFLGSFVLGARFVSAEAARRRGRSAALVFATALACTAAIPGLALAAMTEGMMLNADGVFVLVYPLALLAGLRHRAWDLVPAVPDARR